The DNA sequence GGTCCTCGGCGAGGTCGATCGACTCCGGCGAGGTGCCCATGATGGGCACCCCCGCGTCGGCGAGGCGCTGGGCCAGCGACAGCGGGGTCTGACCGCCCAGCTGGACCACGACGCCGGCCACGGGACCGGCGGCGAGCTCGGCGTGGTAGATCTCCAGGACGTCCTCGAACGTCAGCGGCTCGAAGTAGAGCCGGTCGGAGATGTCGTAGTCCGTCGAGACGGTCTCCGGGTTGCAGTTGACCATCACGGTCTCGTACTTCTCCGCCAGCGCCAGGGCGGCGTGGACGCAGGAGTAGTCGAACTCGATGCCCTGCCCGATGCGGTTCGGCCCGGAGCCCAGGATGATCACGGCCTCGCGCTCGCGCGGGGCGACCTCGGTCTCGAGGTCGTACGCCGAGTAGTGGTACGGGGTGCGTGCGGCGAACTCGGCGGCGCAGGTGTCGACCGTCTTGTACACCGGGCGCAGTCCGTAGGCGTGGCGCACCTCGCGCACCGCCTCCTCCCCCAGCCCGCGCAGCCGGCCGATCTGCAGGTCGGAGAAGCCGTTGCGCTTGGCCAGGCGCAGCACCTGCTCGGTGAGGGCCGGCGCGGTGCGCACCGCCTCGGCGACCTCCTCGATGAGGACGAGCTGGTCGAGGAACCACGGGTCGATCGCCGTCGCCTCGAACACCTCCTCGACGGTGGCGCCGCCGCGCAGCGCCTGCTGGACGTCGACCAGGCGCGTCTCGGTGGGGGTGCGCACCGACTCCAGGAGGGCCGCCGTCGTCTCCGCGTCGGGGGCCGGGCCGTCCCAGTGGAAGCTCGTGCCGCGCTTGTCGATCGAGCGCTGCGCCTTCTGCAGGGCCTCGGTGAAGTTGCGGCCCATCGCCATCGCCTCCCCCACCGACTTCATGGTCGTGGTGAGGGTGGGGTCGGCGGCAGGGAACTTCTCGAACGCGAACCGCGGGACCTTGACGACGACGTAGTCGAGCGTGGGCTCGAAGCTGGCCGGGGTGGAGCCGGTGATGTCGTTGGGGATCTCGTCGAGGGTGTAGCCCACGGCGAGGCGGGCGGCGATCTTGGCGATGGGGAACCCGGTCGCCTTCGACGCCAGCGCCGAGGAGCGCGAGACGCGCGGGTTCATCTCGATGACGACGACGCGCCCCGTCGCCGGGTCGACCGCGAACTGGACGTTGCAGCCGCCGGTGTCGACACCGACCTCGCGGATGATGGCGATGCCGACGTCGCGCAGCCTCTGGTACTCGCGGTCGGTGAGCGTCAGGGCCGGCGCGACGGTGATCGAGTCGCCGGTGTGCACGCCGACGGGGTCGACGTTCTCGATCGAGCACACGACCACGACGTTGTCCGCCTTGTCGCGCATGAGCTCGAGCTCGAACTCCTTCCAGCCGAGGATGGACTCCTCGAGCAGCACCTCGGTGGTGGGCGAGTAGTGCAGGCCCGCGCCGGCGATCCGGGTGAGGTCCTCGGGCGTGTACGCGATGCCGGAGCCGAGGCCCCCCATGGTGAAGGAGGGCCGCACGACGAGCGGGTAGCCCAGCTCCTCCGCGGCGGCGTGGCACTCCTCGAGGCTGTGCGTGATGACCGACCGGGCGCTCTCCGCCCCGCACCGCTCGACGACGCCCTTGAACGCCTCCCGGTCCTCGGCGAGGTTGATCGCGTCGATGGACGCGCCGATGAGCTCGACGCCGAACTCATCCAGCACACCGGCCTCGTGCAGGGCGATGGCCGTGTTGAGGGCCGTCTGCCCGCCCAGGGTCGGCAGCAGGGCGTCGGGACGCTCCTTGGCGATGATCGTGGCGACGACCTCAGGGGTGATGGGCTCGACGTACGTGGCGTCGGCCATCTCCGGGTCGGTCATGATCGTGGCCGGGTTGGAGTTGACGAGGATGACCCGCATGCCCTCCTCGCGCAGCACCCGCACGGCCTGGGTGCCGGAGTAGTCGAACTCGGCGGCCTGGCCGATGACGATCGGCCCGGAGCCGATCACCATGACGCTGGCGATGTCGGTGCGCCGGGGCATCAGCTGTTCTCGCTCTCGTCGGTGGGGCCGCCGGCGGCGCCGGTGCGGGGGTGGTCGTGCATGAGCCGGACGAACCGGTCGAAGAGGTGCTCCGCGTCGTGCGGGCCGGCCGCCGCCTCGGGGTGGTACTGCACCGAGAAGGCGGGGATGTCCATGGCGCGCAGGCCCTCCACGACGTTGTCGTTGAGACCCACGTGCGAGACCTCCACGCGGCCGTACCGCCCACCCTCGAAGGGGGCGGTGGACGGCTCGCCGATGGGGGCGTCGACGGCGAAGCCGTGGTTGTGCGCGGTGATCTCCACCTTGCCGGTCTCGCGGTCCAGGACCGGCTGGTTGACCCCGCGGTGGCCGTACTCGAGCTTGTACGTGCCGTACCCGAGCGCCCGGCCGAGGAGCTGGTTGCCGAAGCAGATGCCGAAGAACGGCAGCCCGGCGTCGAGGACGCCGCGCAGGAGGTCCACCTCGTGGGTGGCGGCCTCGGGGTCGCCGGGGCCGTTGGAGAAGAACACCCCGTCGGGCTTCAGGGCCAGGACCTCGGCGAGGGTGACCGACTGCGGGACCACGTGGACCCGTACCCCCCGCGCGGCGAGCTGCTGCGGGGTGCGGGACTTGATGCCGAGGTCGACGGCGACGACGGTCGCGACCGGGTCGCCGGCGTGGTCGTCGGTGGGCTCGACGGTGTACGCGGCCTCGGTGCTGACCTCGCGCGCCAGGTCGGCGCCGAGCATCTCCGGGGACTCGCGGACGACGTCGAGGAGCACCTCGGTGGCCTGCTCGGTGAGGTTCTCGGCGCCCGCGGGCAGGGCTGCGCCGGAGAAGATGCCGGCGCGCATGACCCCGCGTTCGCGCAGGTGCCGGGTCAGGGCCCGGGTGTCGACGTCGCAGATCCCCACGACGCCCTGCTCGGCGAGCTCGTCCTCCAGCTCGCGCTGGGAGCGCCACGACGAGGCGCGGCGGGCGGCGTCGCGCACGACGAAGCCGGCCACCCAGATCCGGTGCGACTCCGGGTCCTCGTCGTTGACGCCGGTGTTGCCGATGTGCGGGGCGGTCATGACGACGATCTGGCGGTGGTAGGAGGGGTCGGTGAGGGTCTCCTGGTATCCGGTCATCCCGGTGGAGAAGACGATCTCGCCGACCGTGCGGCCGGTGGCGGCGTAGGCGCTGCCGCGCAGGACGAGACCGTCCTCGAGGACGATGAGCGCGGGCTCGCGCAGGGCGCCGCGGGGGGCGGTGCCGGACGCCTGGCTGGTGGGGGCGCTCATGCGCCTGCCTCCTCACGCGCCACGGGGGCGCCGTCGACAACGGTGGGACGTCCCCGCAGGAACGTCGCGACCACCCGACCGGGGAGCTCCCGGCCGGCACAAGGGGTGTTGCGGCTGCGGGTGGCCTGGGCGGCCGGGTCGACGACCCGGCGCGCGGCGGGGTCGACCAGGGTGAGGTTGGCCGGCTCGCCGACGGCGAGGGGCCGGCCGTGGCCGGTGACACGGCCGATCCGGGCCGGCGCCTCGGACATGACGCGCGCGACGTCGGCCCAGGTCAGCCGGCCGCTGTCCACCATGACCTCCTGGACCACCGACAGGGCGGTCTCCAGGCCGGTCATGCCGAAGGCCCCGGCCGCCCACTCGCAGTCCTTGTCCTCGGCCGCGTGCGGGGCGTGGTCGGTGCCGACGGTGTCGATGGTGCCGTCGGCCAGGCCTGCCCGGACCGCCTCGACGTCCTCGGCGGTGCGCAGCGGCGGGTTGACCTTGAACAGCGGGTCGTAGCTGCGGGCGAGCTCGTCGGTGAGGAGCAGGTGGTGCGGGGTGACCTCCGCCGTCACCGCGATGCCGCGGGCCTTGGCCCACCGGACGATGTCGACCGAGCCGGCGGTGGACAGGTGCAGCACGTGGAGCCGGGAGCCGACGTGCTCGGCGAGGAGGACGTCCCGGGCGATGATCGACTCCTCCGCCACCGCCGGCCAGCCGGCGAGGCCGAGCTCGGCCGAGACCGCGCCCTCGTGCATCTGGGCGCCCTCGGTCAGGCGCGGCTCCTGGGCGTGCTGGGCGATGACGCCGTCGAGGCCCTTGACGTACTCCAGGGCGCGCCGCATGAGCACGGGGTCCGCGACGCACCGGCCGTCGTCGGAGAACACCCGCACGCGGGCGGCGGACTGGGCCATGGCCCCGAGCTCGGCCAGGACCTTGCCCTCGAGGCCGACGGAGACGGCACCGACGGGGTGGACGTCGACCCAGCCGGCCTCGCGGCCGAGGTTCCACACCTGCTCGACGACGCCGGCGGTGTCCGCGACCGGGGAGGTGTTGGCCATGGCGTGCACCGCCGTGAAGCCGCCCAGCGCCGCGGCACGGGTCCCGGTCGCGACCGTCTCGGTGTCCTCCCGGCCCGGTTCGCGCAGGTGGGTGTGCAGGTCGACCAGGCCGGGCAGTGCGACCAGGCCGTCGGCGTCGACGACGACGGCGTCGCGCCCGGCCGCACGGGAGGCGTCGGCGCCGACGGCGGCGATGCGGCCCCCGCGCAGGAGCAGGTCGGCCGGGTCGCCGCCGAGCAGGCGTGCGCCGCGGACGAGGTGGTCGGTCATGAGATCCCTCCGTCGGTGCCCCCGGACAGGAGCAGGTACAGCACGGCCATGCGGACCGAGACGCCGTTCGCGACCTGCTCGACGATGGTCGAGCGCGGGGAGTCGGCGGCCTCGGCGCTGATCTCCAGGCCGCGGTTCATCGGTCCCGGGTGCATGACGATGGCGTGCTCGGGCAGGGCGCGCAGCCGCGGGCCGTCCAGGCCGTAGCGGCGGTGGTACTCCTGCGGCGAGGGGAAGAACCCGCCGCCGGCGCTGGACATCCGCTCGCGCTGGACGCGCAGCATCATCACCGCGTCGGGGGCGTCGGCCTCGACGGCCTCGTCGAGGTCGTAGCGGACCGTCGCGGGCCAGCCGTCGATGCCGACCGGGAGCAGGGTGGGCGGGCCGACGAGGGTGACCCTGGCCCCCAGGGTGGAGAGGAGCTGGACGTTCGACCGGGCGACGCGGGAGTGGAGGACGTCGCCGACGATGACGACCGACGTCCCGGCGAGGTCGGAGCCGGTCGGGGCGGGGGTGGCGCCGGCGACCCGCCACGCGGTGATGACGCCGCGGGCGTGGAGGTGGCGGCGCAGGGTGAACGCGTCGAGCAGGGCCTGGGTGGGGTGCTGGTGCGTGCCGTCGCCGGCGTTGAGGACGGGGACGTCGATCCAGCCCGAGTGGGCGAGCCGGTGCGGGGCGCCGGAGGCCTGGTGGCGGATGACGACGCCGTCGGCGCCCATCGCCTGCAGGGTCTGGGCGGTGTCCTTGAGGGACTCGCCCTTGGACACCGAGGAGCCCTTGGCGGAGAAGTTGATGACGTCGGCGCTCAGGCGCTTGGCGGCCGCCTCGAAGGAGATCCGCGTGCGGGTGGAGTCCTCGAAGAAGAGGTTGACGACCGTCCGCCCGCGCAGGGTGGGCAGCTTCTTCATCGTCCGGCCCTGGGTGGCGGCCATCGCCTCGGCGGTGTCGAGGACGCCGACGGCCGCGTCGTGGTCGAGGTCGGCGGCGGAGAGGAGGTGCCTCATCGTGCCTCCCCCGCGATCGTCACGGCGTCGGCGGCGCCGTCGATCTCCGACAGCTGCACGCTCACCCGCTCGCTGCGGGCGGTGGGCAGGTTCTTCCCCACGTAGTCGGCGCGGATGGGCAGCTCGCGGTGGCCGCGGTCGACGAGGACGGCGAGCTGGACGGCCCGGGGGCGCCCGAGGTCCTGGAGGGCGTCCAGGGCGGCGCGGACCGTCCGGCCGGAGAACAGGACGTCGTCGACGAGGACGACGACCTTGTCGTCGATCCCGCCCGCCGGGAGCGACGTCGGGCCCAGCGGCCGGGTGGGGTGGGACCGCAGGTCGTCGCGGTACATGGTGATGTCGAGGGACCCGACCGGGATCTCCCGGCCGCCCTCGGTGCCGGCCATGCGTCGGGCGACGCGCTCGGCGAGCGGTACGCCGCGGGTCGGGATGCCCAGGACGACGACGTCGTCGCTGCCGTGGTTGCGTTCGAGGATCTCGTGCGCGATCCGGGTGAGGGACCGGGAGACGTCGGCGTCGGAAAGGACCTGTCGGGGCGTGCTGGTCACGATGGACCTCCTTCCCCGCCTCACGGGACGGGTGTTAAAGGATGTCGGACAGCGCCGATGGTACGCCCTGGCCCGGGGCGGTCCTCGCGCTGTCCGCGGGTCGGCGCCGTGGCGACGCTCACGCCTCAGGCCTCGTCGAGCAGACGCCGCAGCATCTCCAGCGCGCGCAGCACCGTGCCGGTGAGGACGTCCTCGGGGTCGCCCGGCAGGTGGTGCTCCTCGTGACGGGCCGTGCCGCGCAGGTGCCCGCCGACGAACACCGTGCCGGCGGGCCGTCCCTCCTGCGGCCCCGGACCGCCGACGCCCGTGACCGAGACCGTGACGTCGGCACCGGTGAGGCGGGCGACGCCGTCGGCCATCTGCTCCGCGCACCGCGCCGTGACCACCGGGCCCGGGTCCACGCCCAGGACCGTGAACTTGACCTCGTCGAGGTAGGACACCACGCCGCCGGCGAACCAGGTGGACGCCCCCTCGGCGGCGCCGAGCTGGGTGGCCAGGAGCCCGGCCGTGAGGGACTCGGCCACCGCGACCCTCACCCCCGAGGTCCGCGCCCGGGCGGCGATGTCGTCGAGGAGCGGCTGCGCGCCGTCGATGAGCGTGGTCATGGAGCCAGATGATGCCCGGGCGCCCGGCGGCCTGCACGGTGGACGTCCCCTCCCGGGACCCGCCCCGCCGATACGCTCGGCGGGCCGGGACGTCCGGCCCAGCGGCGGAGGAGCACGGTGCGCACGGTCCGACTCAAGAACGTCGTCCTCGGCGAGGACCCGACGAAGGTGATCGTCCCGATCACCGGTGCCGACGCCGCGACCCTCGTCGAGGAGCTGCGCGCGGTGCGGGCCGTCGCCGGCGTCGTCGACGTCGTGGAGTGGCGGGCGGACCACCTGACCCGGGTGGCCGGGCCCGACGTGCTCGCGGCCGACGTGCTCGCGGCCGGACGGCTCGTCGCCGCCGAGGCCGGCGACCTGCCCGTGCTCTTCACCTTCCGCACCGCCGAGGAGGGCGGTGCCGCGGCGATCGCCGACGAGGACTACGCCGACCTCACGATCGCGCTCGCCCGGTCGGGCGTCGTCGATGCCGTCGACGTCGAGCTGTTCCGGGACGAGCAGCAGGTGCGGCGGGTGGTCGCGGCCGCCCACGAGGCGGGTGTCGCCGTCGTCATGTCCACCCACGACTTCGCCGGCACCCCGGCGACGCAGGAGATCCTCGACCGCCTGGGCCGGATGGTCGAGCTCGGCGCGGACGTCGCCAAGCTCGCCGCGACACCCCGGGACGCCGGGGACGTGCTGACCCTGCTCGACGCCACGTGGACCATGAGCCGTCGCACGGACCGCCCGCTCATCACCATGGCGATGGGCCAGGTGGGTGTGGCCTCGCGGCTCGTGGGCGGGGTGTTCGGCTCGGCCGCCACCTTCGGGAGCGTCGGCGCGGCGTCGGCACCCGGCCAGGTGCCGGTGGGCGAGCTGAGCCGGGTCCTGCGAGTCCTCGGCGGCGGGTAAGGCTACGGGGCGCCAGCCGAGCTCAGAGGGTGGGCTTGATCTCCATGAGCCGTGCGAGCAGCCCGTTGACAAACGACGGGGACTCGTCCGTGGACAGCTCGGTGGCGAGGTTGACCGCCTCGTCGACGGCGACCGCGTCGGGGACGTCGTCGTTGTAGAGGAGCTCCCACGCGCCCAGGCGGAGGATGGCCCGGTCGACCGCCGCCATCCGCTCGAGCGACCAGCCCTGGGAGTAGGTGCGCAGCAGCTCGTCGATCTCCCCGCCGTGGGCGGCGACACCGGTGACGATCTCCGCCGCGTACGGCGGGAACGGGCCCTGCGCGACCGTGATCTGCTTGCGCTCCTCCAGCAGGGCGAGCAGGTCGTCGGCCGTGTCACCACGGCCCTTCTGGTCGGCCTCGAACAGGACGTCCAACGCCCGGCGTCGGGCCTTGGTGCGTGCGGCCACGGAGGTCCTCTCTGGTGCTCGTGCTCCTGGTCGTGCGTGTGGTCGCGATCAGCCCGGTCGGCCCGGGCGGCCGGTCAGCTGACGCGACCGAGGTAGTCGCCCGAGCGGGTGTCCACCTTGACCTTGGTGCCGATCTCGAGGAACAGCGGGACCTGGATCTCGTAGCCGGTCTCCACGGTGGCGGGCTTGGTGCCGGCCGAGGAGCGGTCGCCCTGGAGACCCGGCTCGGTGTAGGTGATCTCGAGGACGACCGAGGCGGGCAGCTCGACGAAGAGCACCGTGCCCTCGTGCGTGGCGACGATGGCCTCCTGGTTCTCCAGGAGGAAGTTCGCGGCGTCGCCGACCGTCTCGGCCGGGACGTGGATCTGCTCGTACGTCTCGGAGTCCATGAAGACGAAGTCGGTGCCGTCCTTGTACAGGAACTGCATGTCGCGGCGGTCGACCGTCGCGGTCTCGACCTTGATGCCCGCGTTGAAGGTCTTGTCGACGGTCTTGCCCGACATGACGTTCTTGAGCTTGGTGCGGACGAAGGCGGGGCCCTTGCCCGGCTTGACGTGCTGGAACTCGACGACCTGCCAGAGCTGTCCGTCGATGTTGAGCACGAGGCCGTTCTTCAGGTCGTTCGTCGTCGCCACGTTTCTCTGCCGTTCCTGTCGTCGAGTGCTGGTCGCGCCACCGGTCGCCGGGCGCCGGGCAGCGCCGGTCAGGATACCGCGCCGAGCACCAGCACGCCGACGACGCCGAGGAGGGCGGCCCAGATGTAGCTCGCCAGCGTGCCGATGATGAACCGTTCCGCGGCGGGGCTGCGCTTGTCGGGGTGGGCCTCACGCAGCTCGGGGTAGCGGCCGAGCCCCTTGACGGCGAGCACGACGGCGACCGTCTCGGGGTAGCCGGCCAGGACACCGCCGGTGATCGCGAAGCGCTCGAGCATGCCGATCCAGGTGCCCCCGCGGAGCACGCCGGGGATGACCGGCCCCGGCTCCACGCGCCGCAGGGTGGCACCGACGATCACCCGGCCCAGCAGGGCCGAGAGCAGCAGCACGGCGAGGACGACGCCCGCCTGGAGGCCTGTGGTCGAACTCACCTGTTCTCCTTCGAGGGTGGGACGCGTGCGGTGTCGTCCGCGGCGCCGGTCCGGGAGGGTGTCTCAGCGCCGGTCCGGGACGGTGCGGCGGGTTCGGTCCGGGACACCTCCTCGGCGCCGGTGAGGAGCTCCGCCGCCAGGGGCCGGGCGGCGCGCTCCTCCTCGATCATGGCCGAGCGCACGCGCTGGCTCACCGCCTGCTCGCTGATGCCCAGCGCCGCGGCGACGTCCTTCTGGAGGGTCCCGCCCACGAGCCGGTCCGCCACCTCCCAGCCGGGCGCCGAGCGACGGCGCACCACGGCGGCGAGGAGCTGCAGGAGGGCGGTGGCCCGCTCGGCGGCCGCGGCGTCCTCGCCGGTGACGACCACCGGTTCCGGCACGGCCCGGCCCCGAGCCCGCTCGACGGCGGTACGGGCGTGGACGAACGCCGGTCCCGAGCTGGCCCGGGAGGTCTGCGCCAGTGCGTCGGTCGGACCGGCGCCGATCCCGACGGCCCACTCGCCCAGCCGCATGAGGTGCAGCGCCAGGTCGACGGCGGCGGAGGCGTCCGACAGGACGATCTGGACCTCGTCGCCCACGGTCCGTTCGAGGGGCAGCACGACGGCGTCCGCGTGGGCGCGTGCCCACCCCTCCTGCGCGTCGAGCAGCGCGGCGACCTTGTCGCCACGGACCTTGCTCGCGTGCTGGTCTGCGGTGAGCACGAACATGGAATCAAGCCTAGGGGCTAGACTATAGGAGGTCAAGGTTTCAGGCTTGATTGATGCGTGGGTGCTCGGGACAGGACCAGGATGCGCCATGCTCCAGACCGGACCCCGGGCTGCGCGCGCTCGACGCCCGACCGAGGGTGCACGCAGACGACGGCCCGAGGGCACATCCCCCGATGATCAAGGGTGATCGCTTGATGCGCCGCCATCGCGTCCACGGCCTTGTTCGAACCAGCTGCCGTGCCGCCATGCACCGCGATCTCCGCGGTTGACGCGGCGCCATGGCCACACGGACCGCCCTCAGCCGCGCAGGACCGCCAGGACCGCCTCGGCAACCTCGGTCGGACTGAGGGACGAGGTGTCGACGACGGCGTCGGCGGCCGCTGCGTAGACGGGCCGGCGTGCGTTCGCCATGGCGGCGTACTGGGCGCGCGGGGAACCCACGACGACCGCCCGCGGGGCGTTGAGGCCGACGCGCGGCATCGCCGCCGCGAGCGAGACGTCGAGGAAGACGACCGTCCCGCCGTCGCCGCGGTAGGCCTCCAGACGCTGTGCCACGCCCGGGACGGCTCCCCCGCCCAGCGCGACCACGCCGGGCCGGCCGAGCGCGGCCGCGGCCACCTCGGCCTCGACCTCGCGGAACCGCTCCTCGCCGGCATCGAGGAAGTAGTCCCCCACGTCCGTGCCCACCCGCGCCGCGAGGAGGTCGTCGGTGTCGAGGAGCTCGACCCCCAGCCGGTCGGCGAGGAGCGCGCCGACCGTGGACTTCCCGGCACCGGGGGCACCGAGGAGGACGAGCGTGGGGATCTGGGTCACCGGGGAACCGTACGTCATCCCCGCACCGCGGCCCATGCGGCCTCGAGCTGCTCCGGGGCCGGGCCGCGCAGGATCGTGGGCCGGCCGACGGCGTCGAGCACGACGAAGCGCAGGGTGGACCCGCGGACCTTCTTGTCGCTCGCCATCGCGTCGAGGAGGTCCGGCCAGCGGTCCTCGCCGTAGGCGGTGGGTAGGCCCAGCGCCTCGAGCACCCCGCGGTGGCGCCGGACGTCCGTCTCGTCCAGGTGCCCGGCCGCGCGGGCGAGCTCGGCCGCGAAGACCATCCCCACGGCGACGGCGTCGCCGTGGCGCCAGGTGTAGCCCTCGGTCCGCTCGATCGCGTGGGCGAAGGTGTGGCCGTAGTTGAGGATCTCGCGCAGACCGGCCTCGCGCAGGTCGGCCCCGACGACACGCGCCTTGACCGCCACGGCGCGCTCGACGAGCTCACGCAGGACGGGTGACCCCGGACGGAGCGCCGCCGCGCCGCCGTCGGCCTCGACCAGGCGGAGGATCTCCTCGTCGGCGATGAAGCCGCACTTGACGACCTCGGCGAGGCCGGCGCGCAGGTCCACCGCGGGCAGTGTCCCGAGGGAGTCCAGGTCGCACACGACACCGGCGGGCGGGTGGAAGGACCCGACGAGGTTCTTGCCCGCGGCGGTGTTGATGCCGGTCTTGCCGCCGACCGCGGCGTCGACCATGCCGAGCAGGGTGGTCGGCACGTTGACGAGCCGGATACCACGCAGCCACGTCGCGGCCACGAAGCCGGCCATGTCGGTCGTGGCGCCCCCGCCGAGGGCGACGACCGCGTCGTCGCGACCGAAACGCCGCTCCCCCAGCAGGTCCCAGCAGCCGGCGACGACGTCGAGGGTCTTCGCGGACTCGGCGTCGGGCACCTCGTGGGTCAGGGCCGTGCGGCCGGCGGCG is a window from the Georgenia muralis genome containing:
- the aroB gene encoding 3-dehydroquinate synthase, producing the protein MTVTGAAPYDVVVGHGLDGEVLDLVGPDASRVLLVHPAALAGRAEALRAELAAAGRTALTHEVPDAESAKTLDVVAGCWDLLGERRFGRDDAVVALGGGATTDMAGFVAATWLRGIRLVNVPTTLLGMVDAAVGGKTGINTAAGKNLVGSFHPPAGVVCDLDSLGTLPAVDLRAGLAEVVKCGFIADEEILRLVEADGGAAALRPGSPVLRELVERAVAVKARVVGADLREAGLREILNYGHTFAHAIERTEGYTWRHGDAVAVGMVFAAELARAAGHLDETDVRRHRGVLEALGLPTAYGEDRWPDLLDAMASDKKVRGSTLRFVVLDAVGRPTILRGPAPEQLEAAWAAVRG